One Methylosinus sp. LW4 genomic region harbors:
- a CDS encoding DUF262 domain-containing protein, with the protein MEQAVSANVDPEPKAVTAAQDELLTAIDKKIGEVRTEAIDLSFGEIMNLMKDNEIIIDPDYQRLFRWSEEQRSRLVESILLRLPIPPIFFIENEDGRYELIDGLQRVSSMVQFLNHKAVDKPELVLKGCDIVGDLNGMTFDVLPLTLRLQLKRSTVRAVVIKRQSKNFLRYEMFKRLNTGGSELSEQEIRNCSARIFGEIGVVFYEYLVELSKFPTFSSTTNTLADADEEKRGREELVLRFFAAKNGPQFYHGNVAEWLNSYMESVFLGNCKFDYDFERKLFQRVFDAVYRVCGEGAFCKYKNDLPIGGLAPAYFEAVACSFARQIEKVESVDPIRLNGILVASRQTNEFRSNVGTGANKRTKLIGRIEILEEAIKSA; encoded by the coding sequence TTGGAGCAAGCAGTGAGTGCAAACGTCGACCCGGAGCCGAAGGCTGTAACTGCTGCTCAAGATGAGTTGTTGACGGCGATCGATAAAAAAATTGGGGAGGTTAGAACCGAAGCTATTGATTTAAGCTTTGGTGAAATTATGAATCTCATGAAAGATAATGAGATTATTATCGATCCAGACTATCAAAGGTTGTTTCGCTGGTCGGAGGAGCAGAGATCTCGCTTAGTAGAGTCGATTCTTTTACGACTTCCGATCCCTCCGATTTTCTTTATAGAAAATGAAGACGGTCGATACGAGCTAATTGACGGACTGCAACGTGTAAGCTCGATGGTGCAATTTCTGAATCACAAAGCTGTCGATAAGCCGGAACTCGTGCTTAAGGGGTGCGACATTGTCGGGGACCTCAACGGGATGACATTTGATGTGCTGCCACTGACTCTTCGGTTACAACTGAAGCGGTCAACAGTTCGTGCGGTAGTGATCAAGCGGCAGAGTAAGAATTTTCTTCGCTACGAGATGTTCAAGCGATTAAATACAGGTGGATCTGAGCTTAGTGAGCAGGAGATACGCAATTGCTCTGCTAGAATTTTTGGTGAAATTGGTGTTGTTTTCTATGAATATTTGGTTGAGTTGTCAAAATTTCCGACATTTTCGTCAACTACAAATACGCTTGCTGATGCTGATGAGGAAAAAAGGGGGCGCGAAGAATTGGTGCTCAGGTTCTTTGCGGCGAAGAATGGTCCTCAATTTTATCATGGAAACGTGGCGGAGTGGCTAAATAGTTATATGGAGTCCGTTTTTCTTGGTAACTGTAAATTTGACTATGATTTTGAGCGTAAGTTATTCCAGAGGGTTTTTGATGCAGTTTATCGAGTCTGTGGTGAGGGAGCGTTCTGCAAGTATAAGAACGATCTGCCCATAGGTGGGCTTGCGCCTGCTTACTTCGAGGCGGTTGCCTGTTCTTTTGCGCGGCAGATTGAAAAGGTAGAGTCTGTTGATCCTATTCGTTTGAATGGGATTTTGGTAGCATCAAGACAGACAAATGAGTTCCGTAGCAATGTTGGTACCGGCGCAAATAAGAGAACAAAGCTAATCGGTCGTATAGAAATATTGGAAGAAGCTATTAAGAGCGCCTAA
- a CDS encoding MAE_28990/MAE_18760 family HEPN-like nuclease, with protein MASKQLISTIDGELCWREGELAIAKLHLHKSLIDRMAFAYSYRCIVMLTYAHYEAFSKRIIAQAMQDIFTSGIRWSECCDSIIVNLFANRLRQNLSSLSNKELSACAIKSLCLVDDLPPPDASMILDCGNLNNQNFDWALGCVGVDPTKFSYARRDIGRIVALRHDCAHGEQLTFDTTKSNADLAADIFQLQSSIILLMHALAVEIIDLFERSGYKRVP; from the coding sequence ATGGCATCTAAGCAGCTTATATCTACGATCGATGGCGAACTATGCTGGCGCGAAGGTGAGCTCGCAATTGCAAAGCTCCATCTTCATAAATCTCTAATTGACAGAATGGCATTCGCGTATTCATATAGGTGTATAGTTATGCTTACATATGCACACTATGAAGCTTTTTCGAAGCGAATAATTGCGCAGGCTATGCAGGATATATTTACATCTGGAATAAGGTGGTCAGAATGCTGCGATTCGATAATAGTTAATCTTTTTGCAAATAGATTGAGGCAAAATCTTTCCTCTTTATCTAACAAGGAATTATCTGCGTGTGCAATTAAATCATTGTGCTTGGTTGATGATTTGCCGCCTCCAGATGCTTCTATGATACTAGACTGCGGAAATTTGAATAATCAAAATTTCGACTGGGCGCTTGGGTGTGTTGGTGTGGATCCGACCAAATTTTCTTACGCTCGCCGAGACATAGGCCGGATTGTCGCGCTTCGGCACGATTGTGCACATGGTGAGCAACTTACTTTTGATACGACAAAGTCGAATGCTGATCTGGCAGCAGATATATTTCAGTTGCAATCTAGTATTATACTATTAATGCATGCGCTGGCGGTAGAGATAATAGATCTGTTTGAGCGATCGGGATACAAGCGAGTCCCTTAG
- the ruvC gene encoding crossover junction endodeoxyribonuclease RuvC, whose product MTEETIRILGIDPGLRNTGWGLVEASRGSRLSFVACGSLHSDGDASMGERLAQLQRGLARIIEEHAPHEAAIEETFVNRDPQSALKLGQARGVALAAPALAGLEVAEYAANVVKKTVVGNGHADKEQIAMMVRVLLPLSRAESPDAADALAVAICHAHHRAGRIAARKLAAGAR is encoded by the coding sequence ATGACGGAAGAGACGATTCGCATTCTCGGCATAGACCCGGGCCTTCGCAACACGGGCTGGGGGCTCGTCGAGGCGTCGCGCGGCTCGCGGCTCTCCTTTGTCGCTTGCGGCTCGCTGCATTCGGACGGCGACGCCTCCATGGGCGAGCGGCTCGCGCAATTGCAGCGCGGGCTCGCGCGCATCATCGAGGAGCATGCGCCGCATGAGGCGGCGATCGAGGAGACATTCGTCAATCGCGATCCGCAATCGGCGCTGAAGCTCGGACAGGCGCGCGGCGTCGCGCTGGCGGCGCCGGCGCTCGCCGGGCTCGAGGTGGCGGAATACGCCGCCAATGTCGTCAAGAAGACCGTGGTCGGCAATGGCCACGCCGATAAGGAGCAGATCGCCATGATGGTGCGCGTGCTGCTGCCGCTGAGCCGGGCCGAGAGTCCCGACGCCGCCGATGCGCTGGCCGTCGCCATCTGCCACGCCCATCATCGCGCCGGCCGCATCGCCGCGCGCAAGCTCGCTGCGGGGGCGCGATGA
- the ruvA gene encoding Holliday junction branch migration protein RuvA, protein MIGKLKGIVDSYGEDFVIIDVHGVGYVVSCSARTLQKLAPVGEAAALSIETQVREDAIRLFGFSSEAERDWFRLLQSVQGVGSKVALAILSILSPGELASAIGAQDKAMVARASGVGPKLAARIVAELKDKAPAFAGIDPAVARLSGEEPAAAPQAAQDAISALVNLGYGRPQAAAAVAKSLEAMGEGADTGALIRRGLKELAG, encoded by the coding sequence ATGATCGGCAAGCTCAAGGGAATCGTCGATTCCTATGGCGAGGATTTCGTCATTATCGACGTGCATGGCGTCGGCTATGTGGTGAGCTGCTCGGCGCGCACGCTGCAAAAGCTCGCGCCCGTGGGCGAGGCGGCGGCGCTCTCCATAGAGACGCAGGTGCGCGAGGACGCCATACGCCTCTTCGGCTTCTCGTCGGAGGCCGAGCGCGACTGGTTCCGCCTGCTGCAGAGCGTGCAGGGCGTGGGCTCCAAGGTGGCGCTCGCCATTTTGTCCATTCTCTCGCCGGGCGAGCTGGCCTCCGCCATTGGGGCCCAAGACAAGGCGATGGTGGCGCGCGCCTCCGGCGTCGGCCCCAAGCTGGCGGCGCGCATCGTCGCCGAGCTGAAGGACAAGGCTCCGGCCTTCGCCGGGATCGATCCGGCAGTGGCGCGGCTTTCCGGCGAGGAGCCAGCGGCGGCGCCCCAGGCGGCGCAGGACGCGATTTCCGCGCTGGTCAATCTCGGCTATGGACGCCCGCAGGCGGCGGCCGCCGTCGCCAAGAGCCTCGAGGCGATGGGGGAGGGGGCCGATACGGGCGCGCTCATCCGCCGGGGGCTGAAGGAGCTGGCGGGCTGA
- a CDS encoding cupin domain-containing protein — protein MRRAHAIIAAAGVAALLSAAPSGADHVGTHKVLLPGDIPFTAAPPSLPAGAEAAVLYGDPAKDGIFVMRLKAPAGYRIPPHTHPKAEVVSIVSGRMRLGLGPAADRASVEELPAGAFSIMPPGVAHYAFFDAETVLQIDAMGPWSIDYVNAKDDPRNQIAPAQR, from the coding sequence ATGAGACGCGCCCATGCGATCATTGCGGCGGCCGGGGTCGCCGCGCTCCTTTCGGCGGCGCCGTCGGGCGCCGATCATGTGGGGACGCATAAGGTCCTCCTGCCGGGCGACATTCCCTTCACGGCCGCGCCGCCGTCGCTGCCGGCCGGGGCGGAGGCCGCCGTCCTCTATGGCGATCCCGCCAAGGACGGAATCTTCGTGATGCGGCTGAAGGCGCCCGCGGGCTATCGCATTCCGCCGCATACGCATCCCAAGGCGGAGGTCGTCTCGATCGTTTCCGGGCGCATGCGGCTCGGCCTCGGTCCGGCGGCGGATCGGGCGAGCGTCGAGGAGCTGCCCGCGGGCGCCTTCTCCATCATGCCGCCGGGCGTGGCGCATTACGCCTTCTTCGACGCGGAGACGGTGCTCCAGATCGACGCCATGGGGCCTTGGAGCATCGATTACGTCAATGCCAAGGACGATCCGCGCAATCAGATCGCGCCGGCGCAGCGGTGA
- a CDS encoding flagellar export protein FliJ: MKSRDALVRLKRFHAEECRRRVAQLQTMIAEFTRMTGDLDREIAHEEQRANITDPNHFAYPTYAQAARTRRDNLLRSVADLKDQLVEAETHMKDAAEELGKAQGQEARDRGGDRIIDLVAERRV; this comes from the coding sequence ATGAAGTCGCGAGATGCCTTGGTTCGGCTGAAACGTTTTCACGCCGAAGAGTGCCGGCGCCGCGTGGCGCAGCTTCAGACGATGATCGCTGAATTCACCCGCATGACGGGCGATCTCGATCGCGAGATCGCTCATGAGGAGCAGCGGGCCAATATCACCGACCCCAATCACTTCGCCTATCCGACCTATGCTCAGGCCGCGCGCACCCGCCGCGACAATCTCCTGCGCTCTGTCGCCGATCTCAAGGACCAGCTGGTCGAGGCGGAGACGCATATGAAGGATGCGGCCGAGGAGCTGGGCAAGGCGCAGGGCCAGGAAGCCCGCGACCGCGGCGGCGATCGCATCATCGATCTCGTCGCCGAGCGGCGCGTCTGA
- a CDS encoding DUF692 domain-containing protein translates to MATPTELRAGLGYRPQFCADLFANREKIEIVEIIADHYLDASWEKLAELDLLADHFPIVPHGLDLSLGSAEGVDPSYLRKLAALVARLDPPWWSEHLAFTKAGGISIGHLAALPYTQEAAEAVARNVETVRRAISTPLILENPTVIALVPGGEMDEAGFLTRVLELTGCGWLCDVTNLYTNAVNQGVDLEAELDRWPFERVVQFHIAGGRRLRGLLMDSHDAPAPPEIWSLLKKVLPRAPNARAMVLERDENLPPFGDLLEEVAHARAISRLCR, encoded by the coding sequence ATGGCGACGCCCACAGAGCTGCGCGCCGGCCTCGGCTATCGGCCGCAATTCTGCGCCGATCTCTTCGCCAATCGCGAAAAGATCGAGATCGTCGAGATCATCGCCGACCATTATCTCGACGCCTCGTGGGAGAAATTGGCCGAGCTCGATCTCCTCGCCGATCATTTCCCCATCGTGCCGCATGGGCTCGATCTCTCGCTCGGCTCGGCGGAGGGCGTCGATCCCTCCTATCTGCGAAAGCTGGCGGCCCTCGTCGCGCGGCTCGATCCGCCCTGGTGGAGCGAGCATCTCGCCTTCACTAAGGCGGGCGGAATCTCCATCGGCCATCTCGCCGCCCTGCCCTACACGCAGGAGGCGGCGGAGGCGGTGGCGCGCAATGTCGAGACCGTGCGCCGGGCGATTTCCACTCCGCTGATCCTCGAAAATCCGACTGTCATCGCGCTCGTCCCCGGCGGCGAGATGGACGAGGCGGGCTTTCTCACCCGCGTGCTGGAGCTGACCGGCTGCGGCTGGCTCTGCGACGTCACCAATCTCTACACCAACGCCGTCAATCAGGGCGTCGATCTCGAGGCCGAGCTCGACCGCTGGCCCTTCGAGCGCGTGGTCCAATTCCACATCGCCGGCGGGCGGCGGCTGCGCGGCCTGCTGATGGACAGCCATGACGCCCCCGCGCCGCCGGAAATCTGGAGCCTGCTCAAGAAAGTCCTGCCGCGCGCGCCCAATGCGCGGGCGATGGTGCTGGAGCGGGACGAAAATCTGCCGCCCTTCGGCGATCTCCTCGAGGAGGTCGCGCACGCGCGCGCGATCAGCCGCCTATGCCGCTGA
- a CDS encoding TIGR04222 domain-containing membrane protein, whose translation MAGFSILGLPGPEFLGLYAGVAALTLGLSFLFIRAADPTRDMARLKAPSEPDAIALAYLAGGVNNVIRTLLFDLRQQGYVGIADGRLERGAGPQSGRALDARSARVLAALSARPTPGDLFADEALAADIERLCAPERRSLVENDLLAPLGVGRTAGLAFILGSIVLLGLGASKLAAALLAGHHNVIFLIVLAAAAEIFLWMLTSKARKRVASARGTAYLATIKRAYGRRLSEKLGQAKSRPAGAAAFDAGSLFLVSIFGYEALKGALEPEFMSLFRKSASDSSGSCGSSCSSGGGGDGGGGCGGCGGGGD comes from the coding sequence ATGGCCGGCTTTTCGATCCTCGGTCTTCCGGGGCCGGAGTTTTTAGGCCTCTATGCCGGCGTGGCGGCGCTGACGCTCGGCCTGTCCTTCCTCTTCATCCGCGCGGCCGATCCGACGCGCGACATGGCCCGGCTGAAAGCGCCGAGCGAGCCCGACGCCATTGCGCTCGCCTATCTCGCGGGCGGCGTCAATAATGTCATCCGCACGCTTTTGTTCGATCTGCGCCAGCAAGGCTATGTCGGCATAGCCGATGGACGGCTGGAGCGGGGCGCCGGACCACAGTCCGGCCGCGCGCTGGACGCCCGCTCGGCGCGCGTGCTGGCGGCGCTTTCGGCGCGGCCGACGCCGGGCGATCTCTTCGCCGATGAGGCGCTGGCGGCCGATATAGAAAGGCTCTGCGCGCCGGAGCGGCGGAGCCTCGTCGAGAATGACCTGCTGGCGCCCCTCGGCGTCGGCCGGACCGCCGGCTTGGCCTTTATCCTCGGCTCGATCGTCCTCCTCGGCCTGGGGGCGAGCAAGCTGGCGGCGGCGCTCCTCGCCGGCCATCACAACGTGATCTTTCTCATCGTCCTGGCGGCGGCCGCCGAAATTTTCCTCTGGATGCTGACCTCCAAGGCCCGCAAGCGAGTCGCCAGCGCGCGCGGGACGGCCTATCTCGCGACGATCAAGCGCGCCTATGGCCGCCGCCTCTCCGAAAAGCTCGGCCAGGCGAAATCGCGCCCCGCCGGGGCTGCGGCTTTCGACGCCGGCTCGCTCTTCCTCGTCTCGATCTTCGGCTATGAGGCGCTGAAGGGCGCCTTAGAGCCGGAATTCATGAGCCTGTTCAGGAAGTCGGCGAGCGATTCCTCCGGCTCCTGCGGCTCGTCCTGCAGCAGCGGCGGCGGCGGAGACGGCGGCGGTGGTTGCGGCGGTTGCGGCGGCGGCGGCGACTGA
- a CDS encoding UPF0104 family protein — MKKILEFVWPLVGLVAVIASFYLLYGEFRGESVGEEVWADLRAIPVSHWIAAGFCSLLAYAALAWYDRIALLHLGVKHISMVFISLCSFTTYALSHNIGASVFSGAVVRYRAYSTKGLTAGQVAVLVVLCSYTFGLGTVLLTGILLTYQPSLLGRLSGMLPEMLTNEHTALIIGLSCLGAVALYVVGSLMHFKPIDLGKIHVMYPRPEVMIRQMFAAPLELIGAAGIIYFALPEGSGTPYIVVLGTFLLSFSAALVSHAPGGLGVFELIFIKAMPDVPRLKVLTALLVFRLLYLIVPLLFALVVVLVFERGRLAETLRGRADSES, encoded by the coding sequence ATGAAAAAAATTTTGGAATTTGTCTGGCCTCTCGTCGGGCTGGTGGCTGTCATCGCCTCTTTCTATCTTCTCTATGGCGAATTTCGCGGGGAATCGGTCGGCGAGGAGGTCTGGGCCGATCTTCGGGCCATTCCCGTCTCCCATTGGATCGCGGCCGGCTTCTGCTCGCTGCTCGCTTATGCGGCGCTCGCCTGGTACGATCGGATCGCGTTGCTGCATCTGGGCGTGAAGCACATCTCCATGGTGTTCATCTCGCTGTGCTCCTTCACCACCTATGCGCTCTCGCACAATATCGGCGCCTCGGTGTTCTCCGGCGCCGTGGTGCGCTACCGGGCCTATTCCACCAAGGGCCTGACGGCCGGTCAGGTGGCGGTGCTGGTGGTGCTGTGCTCCTACACTTTCGGCCTGGGCACAGTGCTGCTCACCGGCATATTGCTCACCTATCAGCCGAGCCTGCTCGGCCGCCTCTCCGGCATGCTGCCGGAAATGCTCACCAATGAGCATACGGCGCTCATCATCGGCCTCTCCTGCCTCGGCGCCGTCGCGCTCTATGTCGTTGGCTCGCTGATGCACTTCAAGCCGATCGATCTCGGCAAGATCCATGTGATGTATCCGCGGCCCGAGGTGATGATCCGGCAGATGTTCGCCGCGCCCCTCGAGCTGATCGGCGCCGCCGGCATCATCTATTTTGCTCTGCCGGAAGGCAGCGGCACGCCCTATATCGTCGTGCTCGGCACTTTCCTCTTGTCCTTCTCGGCGGCGCTGGTCTCCCATGCGCCCGGCGGGCTCGGCGTGTTCGAGCTCATCTTCATCAAGGCCATGCCGGATGTGCCGCGGCTCAAGGTGCTGACCGCTCTGCTGGTGTTCCGCCTGCTCTATCTCATCGTGCCGCTGCTGTTCGCGCTCGTCGTCGTGCTGGTGTTCGAGCGCGGCCGTCTCGCCGAGACCTTGCGCGGCCGCGCCGACAGCGAGAGCTGA
- the sciP gene encoding CtrA inhibitor SciP → MTETHRPRVKYVIGPDGSPLTVADLPPPTTKRWVIRRKAEVVAAVRGGLLSLEEACTRYTLTVDEFLSWQMSIDQHGLAGLRTTRLQQYRM, encoded by the coding sequence ATGACCGAGACGCATCGTCCGCGTGTCAAATATGTCATCGGCCCCGATGGCAGCCCATTGACCGTCGCGGATCTGCCGCCGCCCACGACCAAGCGTTGGGTGATACGCCGCAAGGCCGAAGTGGTCGCGGCGGTGCGCGGCGGGCTCCTCTCCCTCGAGGAGGCTTGCACCCGCTACACGCTGACGGTGGACGAGTTTCTGAGCTGGCAGATGTCGATCGACCAGCATGGTCTCGCCGGATTGCGGACGACCCGCCTTCAGCAATACCGTATGTGA
- a CDS encoding septal ring lytic transglycosylase RlpA family protein: MKQWIIGAAIFAGSTATAAGQSWVGKASYYGYHGRTASGGHVGALTAAHRSLPFGSRARVTNLGNGRSVVVTINDRGPFVHGRVIDVSAHAADSLGFRSAGVARVKVERVAGE; this comes from the coding sequence TTGAAACAATGGATCATCGGAGCGGCGATTTTTGCGGGTTCGACAGCGACGGCGGCGGGCCAATCCTGGGTGGGGAAGGCCTCCTACTACGGCTATCATGGCCGGACGGCGAGCGGGGGCCATGTGGGGGCGCTGACGGCGGCCCATCGCAGCCTTCCTTTCGGCTCGCGCGCGCGCGTGACCAATCTCGGCAATGGCCGTTCTGTGGTCGTCACGATCAATGATCGCGGCCCCTTCGTGCATGGACGAGTGATCGACGTCTCCGCTCATGCGGCGGACAGCCTCGGCTTCCGTTCGGCGGGCGTCGCGCGCGTGAAGGTGGAGCGGGTCGCGGGCGAGTAG
- a CDS encoding DoxX family protein, with protein sequence MASLASPGRAQALLGLLRIFAALLFLQHGTAKLFGFPHVAMFDGLKLVSLLGLAGAIEILGGLLLLLGLFTRLTAIVLAAEMVAAYVVGHAARGALPIHNGGELARLWRRLRAFRPRGSRPLRPGSIRS encoded by the coding sequence ATGGCTTCTCTGGCTTCGCCGGGCCGCGCGCAGGCGCTGCTCGGCCTTTTGCGCATTTTCGCCGCTCTGCTTTTCCTTCAGCATGGGACGGCCAAGCTCTTCGGCTTTCCACATGTGGCCATGTTCGACGGGCTGAAGCTCGTCTCTCTGCTCGGCCTCGCCGGGGCGATCGAGATCCTCGGCGGCCTGCTGCTGCTCCTCGGCCTCTTCACCCGGCTGACGGCCATCGTGCTCGCGGCGGAAATGGTCGCCGCCTATGTCGTCGGCCACGCCGCCCGCGGCGCTCTGCCGATCCACAATGGCGGCGAGCTGGCTCGTCTATGGCGTCGCCTTCGCGCTTTTCGCCCTCGCGGGTCCCGGCCGCTTCGCCCTGGATCGATCCGTTCATGA
- a CDS encoding malonic semialdehyde reductase gives MAQNDISQEILSAEALAQLFTEARTHNGWSDREVPDALLQQAVRLALWGPTSANCLPARFLFIRSAEAKARLAPALAPGNLDKTLAAPATAIVAHDTQFYEHLPRLYPATDARAWFVGNAPLIETTAFRNGTLQGAYFLLALRAVGLDAGPMSGFDNAKVDAEFFPGGTVKSNFLINIGYGDPAKLYPRGPRFSFEEVASIL, from the coding sequence ATGGCGCAAAACGACATTTCGCAGGAAATTCTGAGCGCCGAGGCGCTCGCGCAGCTTTTCACCGAAGCGCGCACTCACAACGGCTGGTCTGATCGCGAGGTCCCCGACGCTTTGCTCCAGCAGGCGGTGCGGCTCGCGCTATGGGGGCCGACCAGCGCCAATTGCCTGCCGGCGCGCTTTCTCTTCATCCGCTCGGCGGAGGCCAAGGCGCGGCTGGCGCCGGCGCTCGCTCCCGGCAATCTCGACAAGACGCTCGCCGCGCCGGCGACGGCGATCGTCGCCCATGACACGCAATTCTACGAGCATCTGCCGCGCCTCTATCCGGCGACCGACGCGCGCGCCTGGTTCGTCGGCAACGCCCCGCTCATCGAGACGACGGCCTTTCGCAATGGCACGCTGCAGGGCGCCTATTTCCTGCTGGCGCTGCGCGCCGTCGGGCTCGACGCCGGGCCGATGAGCGGCTTCGACAATGCGAAGGTGGACGCCGAATTCTTCCCCGGCGGGACGGTGAAGTCCAATTTCCTCATCAACATCGGCTATGGCGATCCGGCGAAACTCTATCCGCGGGGTCCGCGTTTCTCCTTCGAGGAGGTCGCCTCGATCCTGTGA
- a CDS encoding tetratricopeptide repeat protein: protein MRLAPSSRILAALLAAAFFPAPGALAAGAERPLTEPQFLEIPGIGRVPIPLPPGARVFSPQRRPAAPAEPEIAPERAPQTARDSLDDLIRRLSLAESEEEESALAQAIGRLWARSASPTVDLLMRRALVAVGLGADSLALDLFDRIVILEPEWAEALVGRANVRIALGDLDGAERDLESAVRLEPRRFDALGALGALRERAGAAARALEAYRRARALDPRREEWRKAEERLRLEVEGRDI, encoded by the coding sequence ATGCGCCTCGCGCCCTCGTCCCGCATTCTCGCCGCTTTGCTCGCGGCCGCGTTTTTCCCCGCTCCCGGGGCGCTCGCCGCCGGGGCCGAGCGTCCGCTCACCGAGCCGCAATTTCTCGAAATTCCCGGCATAGGCCGCGTGCCGATCCCACTGCCGCCGGGCGCGCGCGTGTTCTCGCCGCAGCGCCGGCCGGCCGCCCCGGCCGAGCCGGAGATCGCGCCCGAGCGGGCGCCGCAGACGGCGCGCGACTCGCTCGACGATCTCATCCGCCGCCTCTCCCTCGCCGAGAGCGAGGAGGAGGAGAGCGCCCTCGCCCAGGCGATCGGCCGGCTCTGGGCGCGCTCCGCCTCCCCCACCGTCGACCTGCTGATGCGCCGCGCGCTCGTCGCCGTCGGCCTCGGCGCGGATTCGCTGGCGCTCGATCTCTTCGACCGCATCGTCATCCTCGAGCCGGAATGGGCGGAGGCGCTGGTCGGCCGCGCCAATGTCCGCATCGCGCTCGGCGATCTCGACGGGGCGGAGCGCGATCTCGAATCCGCGGTGCGGCTGGAGCCCCGCCGTTTCGACGCGCTCGGCGCATTGGGCGCGCTACGCGAGCGAGCCGGCGCCGCGGCGCGCGCGCTCGAGGCCTATCGCCGCGCCCGCGCGCTCGATCCGCGCCGCGAGGAATGGCGCAAGGCGGAGGAGCGGCTGCGATTGGAAGTCGAGGGCCGGGACATCTGA
- a CDS encoding cold-shock protein, which produces MATGTVKWFNAQKGYGFIQPDGDDKDVFVHISAVERAGLRDLREGQKVSFEIAQDRRTGKSSADQLKAL; this is translated from the coding sequence ATGGCGACTGGAACGGTTAAGTGGTTCAACGCCCAGAAGGGCTATGGCTTCATCCAGCCGGATGGCGACGACAAGGACGTGTTCGTCCACATCAGCGCGGTGGAGCGCGCCGGCCTGCGCGATCTGCGCGAGGGCCAGAAGGTGAGCTTCGAGATCGCGCAGGACCGCCGCACCGGCAAGTCCTCCGCGGACCAGCTCAAGGCGCTCTGA
- a CDS encoding acyl carrier protein has protein sequence MIDLVRQAIDENGRLPAPACDIADNADLYELGLTSFAAVRIMLALEDAYGVQFPEHMLRRRNFASIAAIVSCLHALERKAA, from the coding sequence GTGATCGACCTCGTTCGGCAAGCGATCGACGAGAATGGACGCCTGCCCGCGCCCGCCTGCGACATAGCGGACAACGCCGACCTCTATGAGCTCGGCCTCACCTCATTCGCGGCGGTCAGAATCATGCTCGCGCTCGAGGACGCCTATGGCGTCCAATTCCCGGAGCATATGCTGCGCCGTCGCAATTTCGCCTCCATCGCCGCCATCGTCTCCTGCCTGCATGCGTTGGAGCGCAAGGCGGCCTGA